One genomic window of Borreliella burgdorferi B31 includes the following:
- a CDS encoding tetratricopeptide repeat protein translates to MNLLVKIAKFILILFLFTSCNQKQSEIQNLTHLLKSSNKNRLDKFLIIDRVVNIYIANKNYEDALEIVNNGIIDDESREYYPLYLYLMGNIYDSMGEDFVAFNIYKRVVDNFDDYVYENHSMKTRVAKKIVNLNIDSIDKINYYKFILNMGIDNLNNEEKGNYFYNLALSLEDVQDYDESYFYYKKFLSIPRAHLKIDSRDYFNVVTKINYFNNPEFVVYRNLGDLIQDVKNFVLSGNTSKLLNIRDKNNFFIQSWDQKGGKSNSINTNSFLTTMIRLGGRRKNGIQFAKHLEADSSDDISYLESRGWDHIHEWYFVFKRIVYPKDPEINNGWTWIGVYLGKK, encoded by the coding sequence ATGAATCTATTGGTCAAAATTGCTAAATTTATTTTGATTTTGTTTTTATTTACTTCTTGCAACCAAAAGCAAAGCGAGATTCAAAATCTTACACATCTTTTAAAATCTTCTAATAAAAATAGATTAGATAAATTTCTTATTATTGATAGAGTTGTTAACATATATATTGCAAATAAAAATTATGAAGATGCTTTAGAAATTGTAAATAATGGAATTATTGATGATGAATCTAGAGAATATTATCCTTTGTATCTTTATTTAATGGGCAATATTTATGATTCCATGGGAGAAGATTTTGTAGCTTTTAATATTTACAAGCGTGTTGTTGATAATTTTGATGATTATGTTTATGAAAACCATTCAATGAAAACAAGGGTTGCTAAAAAGATTGTCAATTTAAATATTGATTCAATCGATAAAATCAATTATTACAAATTTATATTAAATATGGGGATTGATAATTTAAATAATGAGGAAAAGGGTAATTATTTTTATAATCTTGCGCTAAGTTTGGAAGATGTTCAAGATTACGATGAATCTTATTTTTATTATAAAAAATTTCTTTCAATTCCAAGGGCACATTTAAAAATAGATTCTAGAGACTATTTTAATGTTGTTACAAAAATTAATTACTTTAATAATCCAGAGTTTGTTGTTTATAGAAATTTAGGAGATTTAATCCAGGATGTTAAAAATTTTGTTCTTTCTGGTAATACTTCTAAATTGCTTAATATAAGAGATAAGAATAATTTTTTTATTCAAAGCTGGGATCAAAAGGGTGGAAAGAGTAATTCCATTAATACTAATAGCTTTTTAACCACTATGATTAGGCTTGGGGGGAGAAGAAAAAACGGAATACAATTTGCAAAGCATCTTGAGGCAGATTCTAGTGACGATATATCTTATCTTGAGTCAAGGGGCTGGGACCATATTCATGAATGGTATTTTGTTTTTAAAAGAATTGTTTATCCTAAAGATCCAGAAATTAATAATGGCTGGACTTGGATAGGCGTGTATTTAGGTAAAAAATAA